CAGTAATGAATCTGCCTGATGACGTAAAGGGACATAATCAAACTGAGAAGGTTGCTTCGTGTAAATATCCTTGTAGTTTTTCTTATCCGCATTATTCCATCTTTTTATTAGTTGCTGATCGTATTTCTGACCGTAGTAATAATCCAGTTCTGCTTGATAAGGAGATTTAGAGATGAGAAGCTGAAGGATCTTGATGCGCTCCAGAAACTCTGTTTTTCCGCAATCCCTTTCCCATACATTGACAATATCCCGGATAGCATCAAAATCATTTTTCACTAGAGCGGGAACGAGTTTATCCAGACCGGATTGGGCCGAGGTGATGCAGGTACCAGAGGTAGAACCGGTTTGCTGTGCACGGGTAACTCCGCTGATTCCAAACAGCAAGATTGTAAATAGGAAGAAGGAAATGTTGCGCATAATAATAAACTAATAAACGAAAGTAATGATTTTTTTGGTTTATGAAGTAATACGAAGCTTGTGTGTGCTACAGGGGATTGTATCTTTGTACTATGTCTTCTATTTTTCAGTTTAAACAATTTGCTGTAGATCAAACGGATTGTCCCATGAAGATCAATACAGATGGAGTATTGCTGGCTGCTACTACAGCAAATATTCCCCCTGCCCATATACTGGATATAGGGACGGGTACGGGTGTGATTGCACTGATGCTTGCACAACGATTCGAAAAGGCTACACTTGAGGCTGTTGAGATCGATGCGCTTGCTGCGGACAGAGCAAAGCAGAATTTTCTGAATTCCCCTTTTTCTGAGCGCATGTCTGCACGACATACTTCCTTTGAAGACCTGAACCCGGTCAGAAAATATGATCTGATTATCTCTAATCCTCCCTTTTATACGGATTCGTTGCATAATCCTGATAACAGAAAAAAAACAGCCAGACATGCTGATCTTCCATTCTTTGAAAGACTCTTTGATTTTGCCGGAGGCCATTTGATGGAAAATGGCTTGTTGCGTCTGATTCTTCCCCCGGAACTCGCCGAACAACTACAGGACATTGCAACTGCTCAGAATCTGATAACAGAGCATGTAATCGCTGTCCAATCGTATAATGACAGTCCTGTCTTCAGGAAGATGATTACATGGCGCAAGGGAGGGAAGAAAGCCGTGACTGCGGAGGAATTATTGATTATATATGAGCGCAAAGGAGTATATTCGGAGAGATATAAAGAACTTTTACGTCCTTATTTTTTAGCTTTTTAGACACATGAAAAAAATTGGATTGATATCAGATACACACAGCTATCTGGACGAAGCGGTGTTTACCTATTTCGAGAATTGCGATGAGATCTGGCATGCAGGTGATTTCGGATCGTTACAAGTCGCAGATGCGCTGGCTGACTTCAAACCTTTTCGCGGTGTATATGGTAATATAGATGGTAAGGAGATAAGAGTACAATATCCCGAAAATCTCAGATTTATGTGTGAAGGAGTGGATGTATGGATGACGCATATTGGCGGATATCCCGGCCGGTATGCTTCTGCTGTGAAAGATGAAATTACGGCCAACCCACCACAGTTGTTTATCTGTGGTCACTCCCATATTCTAAAAGTACAGTTCGATCAAAAATTAAAATGTTTGCATCTTAACCCCGGTGCAGCCGGTAAACATGGTTGGCAAAAAGTCAGAACATTGATGCGTTTTGATATAAATGGGGATAAAATTGAAAATTTGGAAGTTATAGAACTGGCAAATCGTTAAACTCTGGTTGTCATTAGGTTGCAGGATTGTTTTAGGTTGCCTACATTTGGCCTAAATCATATAAACAAACAAAACAACAAATGACAATTATGAAAACCTTAGGTCAGTTTATCATTGAAAAACAGGCCGATTTCCCCTATGCAAAAGGGGAGCTTTCCCGACTGTTACGAGATATCGGAATAGCGGCGAAAGTAGTCAACCGGGAAGTAAATAAGGCCGGGCTGGCCGATATCCTGGGTGATGCAGGACAGACCAATGTGCAAGGGGAGGGGCAGAAGAAACTGGATGTCTATGCAGATGAGCAATTTATGAAAGCCCTGAATCATGGTGGAGAATGTTGCGTTTTTGCTTCGGAAGAACAGGATGAAGCTATCTATCTGGATTCAACAGTATCCAAAGATGCCAAATATATTGTTTGTATTGATCCTTTGGATGGTTCGTCCAATATAGATGTAAATGTCTCTGTCGGAACTATTTTTTCCATATACAGAAGAAAATCCGTCAATGATAGGGCAACCTTAAGCGATATCCTGCAAAAAGGAACGGAACAAGTAGCAGCAGGATATATTATCTACGGCTCTTCTACCATGTTGGTATATACCACCGGAAAAGGTGTTAACGGCTTTACGTTAGATCCTTCCATAGGTGAATTCTGTCTTTCCCATCCCAATATCAAAATTCCAAAAAGCGGATCTATATATTCGATTAATGAAGGTAATTATATCAAATTTCCGCAGGGCGTCAAAGATTATATTAAATATTGTCAGGTTGAAGATGCATCTACAGGCAGACCCTATACGTCCCGTTATATTGGATCCATGGTAGCTGATATTCATCGTAATCTGCTCAAAGGAGGAATATTCCTGTATCCTACTACACTAAGCCATCCGGACGGAAAACTAAGGTTGATGTACGAATGCAATCCGATAGCTTTTATTGTAGAACAAGCCGGAGGAAAGGCAAGTACAGGCCAGGGAAGAATTCTGGATATAGTACCCTACGAGCTGCATCAGCGATGTCCGGCATTTATGGGTAGTCCTGAAATGGTGGAGAAAGTGGAGGAATTTATGCTCCGGTCTTAAAAGATCGGATTATTCACCTGCATGAATAGATTTTGTTTATTCGGATAAACAACTTGTACAGGGATAGTCGTTACAGACTGTCCCTTACTTCCAGTAAAAAACCTTTTAACTTTTCTAAGGAATCAATGACACGCTGATTTTCCCGCGCTTCATTTTTATTTGTACGCAGATAATCACGCGCACCTTGTAATGTGTAGCCTTTTTCTTTTACCAGATTAAAGATTATTTTCAGGTTTGCGATATCTTCCTGTGTAAAGAGACGGTTGCCCTTTTTATTCTTTTTGGGTTGCAAGACCGTAAATTCACGTTCGTAAAAACGAATCTGAGATGCATTGACATTAAACATCTCCGTTACCTCACCCATCGTGTAGTATAATTTATTTATTTCGCGCTCCTTGTAAGGCATATTTATTTAAATTAGTCTTGCTCAAACAAACTTAGATAAATTTGCTTTTATATGCAATTATTGTATTGTATATATAAGCA
The Sphingobacterium spiritivorum genome window above contains:
- a CDS encoding metallophosphoesterase family protein, whose protein sequence is MKKIGLISDTHSYLDEAVFTYFENCDEIWHAGDFGSLQVADALADFKPFRGVYGNIDGKEIRVQYPENLRFMCEGVDVWMTHIGGYPGRYASAVKDEITANPPQLFICGHSHILKVQFDQKLKCLHLNPGAAGKHGWQKVRTLMRFDINGDKIENLEVIELANR
- a CDS encoding MerR family transcriptional regulator, yielding MPYKEREINKLYYTMGEVTEMFNVNASQIRFYEREFTVLQPKKNKKGNRLFTQEDIANLKIIFNLVKEKGYTLQGARDYLRTNKNEARENQRVIDSLEKLKGFLLEVRDSL
- a CDS encoding tRNA1(Val) (adenine(37)-N6)-methyltransferase, whose product is MKINTDGVLLAATTANIPPAHILDIGTGTGVIALMLAQRFEKATLEAVEIDALAADRAKQNFLNSPFSERMSARHTSFEDLNPVRKYDLIISNPPFYTDSLHNPDNRKKTARHADLPFFERLFDFAGGHLMENGLLRLILPPELAEQLQDIATAQNLITEHVIAVQSYNDSPVFRKMITWRKGGKKAVTAEELLIIYERKGVYSERYKELLRPYFLAF
- the fbp gene encoding class 1 fructose-bisphosphatase, with product MTIMKTLGQFIIEKQADFPYAKGELSRLLRDIGIAAKVVNREVNKAGLADILGDAGQTNVQGEGQKKLDVYADEQFMKALNHGGECCVFASEEQDEAIYLDSTVSKDAKYIVCIDPLDGSSNIDVNVSVGTIFSIYRRKSVNDRATLSDILQKGTEQVAAGYIIYGSSTMLVYTTGKGVNGFTLDPSIGEFCLSHPNIKIPKSGSIYSINEGNYIKFPQGVKDYIKYCQVEDASTGRPYTSRYIGSMVADIHRNLLKGGIFLYPTTLSHPDGKLRLMYECNPIAFIVEQAGGKASTGQGRILDIVPYELHQRCPAFMGSPEMVEKVEEFMLRS